The genome window GGATACATTATTGCAAGCAAATCCATGTTCAATTAAAGTGCGGAATATCATTTCGGCGCGTTGAGGGGTAATGCTATCCCCATAGATGGCTTTAATGTGCGGATTGAGCACCTTATAACCTTTGCTGTTTACAGTACCACCAAACGTGTTCCATAAATGAAAAACTGTTTGAGTAACAATTTCAGCAGGGTCACCGCTATCTCCGCGTATGAGTAATGCTCCGTCATGTGCTAAAATTTCTTCTTTGCACTCCACTACCAATTTATCTACTAAGTTCCAGTAGTCATAGCTATCGCTTACCATAGAGAAGGAATGGTGCGGATAAATTTTTGTAAGCAAACGCTTAATCATATCCGTTTCATTTCCATCTACCGCGTAATTGCTGCACATAACGGAATGCTCCGTGCTAATGGCTCCATAAGCAACGGGTTGTTTTGTGCAATCACAATTATAATAATGTTCTAACCAAGGAATGGCGGGAACCGTGGCTGTGTTCAAGAAAGACAGGCAGAACGCTGCACTACTGGCAGTAGCACTTTCCAAACTTTCTTGCCCGCGCATACTAAAATCCCCCAAGGCCCGCGCACGCGGCACATCATCTTCCACGCTTTGCGCATAATATTTATTGACGATTTGGCGGTAATTATAGCCGACGTTCGCACTTAACATGGGGTGCCAGAGCGAACAACTCATCAATGTTTCAATGGCGTTGACCAACCAAGCAAAGTCAGGATGCGTGTTCGAAATCTCAATCATGGGTACTTTTACAGGCACGCGTGTTCCTTCAGCAATGGCTTTAATTTCAAGGGGTAGATACCCCAAATCATGTAACCGGGCAATTTTATCGTCTTGATAGGAACCTTGTCCTAAGGTATGGGATAAAATACGATTATATTCGGCCAAAGCCGTTTCTTTGGGAATATTGAAAAAGTTTTCATCAAAATACTCCATTAAGTATTTTTTAATAAACGCCTGCAAACCGAACATGACCAGTTTGTCTTGTCCGTCCAACCGAGACATACGCGGTGTGAAATAAGACGTTAATTTGGTAATACCGGCCGGATATTGTTCGCTATGAACAGTTTTATAAAAATCACATAATAATAAGGGTGGAATTCTCATAATTTTCTCCTATATAATTTCAACTAATGGATGTTGTTTGGTAAACACGCTAGGGGTGGTATAAATCTTTTCTACTAACCCGCTTTTTATTAGTTCTCCTTCTAAAACACTGTTTTCGCAGTGCGTTACGTAAAGCCAGATTTTATCTGCCCCTAATTCTTTTAGTTTTTTGGCTGAGTGATAAAAAGTTCCTCCGTACGAAGATATATCATCAATGATAAGCACGTTGAATGGAGTTGACGGAAGATTTCCTTCCACACGCAACCCCAAGATTTTTCCTGTTTTCCAATCCCGTTC of Elusimicrobiaceae bacterium contains these proteins:
- a CDS encoding nicotinate phosphoribosyltransferase encodes the protein MRIPPLLLCDFYKTVHSEQYPAGITKLTSYFTPRMSRLDGQDKLVMFGLQAFIKKYLMEYFDENFFNIPKETALAEYNRILSHTLGQGSYQDDKIARLHDLGYLPLEIKAIAEGTRVPVKVPMIEISNTHPDFAWLVNAIETLMSCSLWHPMLSANVGYNYRQIVNKYYAQSVEDDVPRARALGDFSMRGQESLESATASSAAFCLSFLNTATVPAIPWLEHYYNCDCTKQPVAYGAISTEHSVMCSNYAVDGNETDMIKRLLTKIYPHHSFSMVSDSYDYWNLVDKLVVECKEEILAHDGALLIRGDSGDPAEIVTQTVFHLWNTFGGTVNSKGYKVLNPHIKAIYGDSITPQRAEMIFRTLIEHGFACNNVSLGVGSFSMQCLEENQEFKPYTRDTFGIAVKATYGEMGEKPLLIFKNPKTDNAHFKKSQRGLCRVFRNEQGEITYQDGLDAHTFPAKEENLLQTVFEDGKLVKEFTLHEIRNTLHEGNF